In a single window of the Streptomyces sp. NBC_00094 genome:
- a CDS encoding S8 family serine peptidase — translation MDSPSRPSAFRRGRRQLISAATVVPLLASGLVVLQAPAQAAPAKPTVPAKLSASHKVTLVTGDVVTVTTTADGKQIADVDRPDGAVGGVKLQEVKGDLFVIPDEAVPLLGTDRLDRRLFNVTDLIEMGYDDAKSAAVPLIATYTESTSRTATEPTAPRGSKLTRKLKGIRGAVLSTDKRQTRTFWTSVAPQGGDTLGAGVAKLWLDGRVKASLKESVPLIGAPEAWAAGYTGKGVKVAVLDTGIDANHPDFAGLIDGTASFVPGEGVTDVNGHGTHVAGTIVGSGAASGGDNKGVAPGADLYVGKVLGGAEGYGQDSWVMAGMQWAAESGADVVNMSLGDSYPTDGSDPMSQTVDALSAQYGTLFVIAAGNAGPESISAPGAAAAALTVAATDKQDQLASFSSTGPLAWSGGMKPDIAAPGVDITAARSQAMTEGGEGLYRTISGTSMATPHVAGAAAILAQQHPDWSGAQLKEHLTSTAKGLDGGYSPYEVGTGRLDVAAAVRTTVRATGSLFFGNHTWPHQPSDVAVTKDLTFTNAGSADVTLHLALTDDDGPFTLGAAEVTVPAGGTAAVPVTGDPRTASAGRHAGYVTATDAATGRSVTRTSVALLKEEERYDLNITLVGKDGKPAVGWVGINLAGDPWPWNVYVEGSTTMRMAPGLYTVAGYVDVTGEKADRSGLAVLVDPETVLKDGSADVVLDASRARLLQTEAPQRTEDRQRKVDFNVHYKGLDPYMDYRSAYVLPPTYDDVYVAPTEPMKQGEFMLITRWRKGEPQLALSALGGRLRFEARVQAGSALGTSTDTLRAVYAGDGATAAYEQVSAKGKVAVVERSDEVSPQERTEAAVAAGAKALIVVNDGTGGLMEYVGESAIPVATVHRDAGEGLVSLAKAGTLKLTVKQTEHTPFVYDLTRDYPGQVPDRDLVYKPSKSDLARIDARYYAAAGGRLAEGYRSDFTLSPSFNMPEVEWHPGTRTEWVTPGQVWREFHTQGVDGPLPWSMVSGDNTYGKGSTTRLDWFAPAIRPAQSESFGVYNSRWQNYMTWNVQAWASASDTMRLGGYLPWGETPSHLQVFQGDTLIHDNPVSGDMQWVEVPAGKLPYRAVLDVERPGDLFRLSTRTRTEWTFLSDTVDSDFFEPFSVLNLDYELETDLHGDVKAATTQKITLRPVSMDLGTVPGTVTEVTLDVSYDDGADWQKVTLAKRTDGSWTGSFRTAEKPGGFVSLRASAGTDSGFGVRNEIIRAYGLR, via the coding sequence ATGGACTCCCCTTCTCGACCTTCCGCCTTCCGGCGCGGGCGCCGGCAGCTGATCTCGGCGGCCACCGTGGTGCCCCTGCTGGCCTCGGGACTCGTCGTTCTGCAGGCACCCGCGCAGGCCGCTCCGGCCAAGCCCACCGTCCCCGCCAAGCTCTCGGCGTCCCACAAGGTCACCCTTGTCACCGGCGACGTCGTCACGGTCACCACGACCGCCGACGGCAAGCAGATCGCCGACGTCGACCGGCCCGACGGCGCCGTCGGCGGCGTGAAACTCCAGGAGGTCAAGGGCGACTTGTTCGTCATCCCGGACGAGGCCGTACCGCTGCTGGGAACGGACAGGCTGGACCGGCGGTTGTTCAACGTCACCGACCTGATCGAGATGGGGTACGACGACGCGAAGTCGGCCGCCGTACCACTGATCGCGACGTACACCGAGTCCACGTCCCGCACGGCCACCGAGCCGACGGCCCCCCGCGGCAGCAAGCTGACCCGCAAGCTCAAGGGCATTCGCGGCGCGGTGCTCAGCACCGACAAGCGGCAGACCCGCACCTTCTGGACCTCCGTCGCGCCCCAGGGCGGCGACACACTGGGTGCGGGAGTCGCGAAGCTGTGGCTCGACGGCCGCGTGAAGGCCAGCCTGAAGGAGAGCGTGCCGCTGATCGGCGCGCCTGAGGCCTGGGCGGCCGGTTACACCGGCAAGGGCGTCAAGGTGGCCGTGCTCGACACCGGGATCGACGCCAACCACCCCGACTTCGCCGGTCTGATCGACGGCACGGCCAGTTTCGTGCCGGGTGAGGGCGTCACCGATGTCAACGGGCACGGCACGCATGTGGCCGGCACGATCGTCGGTTCGGGCGCCGCCTCCGGAGGCGACAACAAGGGCGTCGCGCCCGGCGCCGACCTGTACGTCGGCAAGGTGCTCGGCGGCGCGGAGGGTTACGGCCAGGACTCCTGGGTCATGGCCGGCATGCAGTGGGCCGCCGAGTCCGGTGCCGACGTCGTCAACATGAGCCTCGGCGACTCCTACCCGACCGACGGCAGCGACCCGATGTCGCAGACGGTCGACGCGCTCTCCGCGCAGTACGGCACGCTGTTCGTCATAGCCGCCGGCAACGCGGGCCCGGAGAGCATCTCCGCCCCGGGCGCGGCCGCCGCTGCGCTGACCGTGGCCGCCACGGACAAGCAGGACCAGCTCGCGTCCTTCTCCAGCACCGGCCCGCTGGCCTGGTCCGGTGGCATGAAGCCGGACATCGCGGCGCCGGGCGTGGACATCACCGCCGCCCGGTCACAGGCGATGACCGAGGGCGGGGAGGGCCTCTACCGCACGATCAGCGGTACGTCGATGGCCACCCCGCACGTCGCGGGCGCGGCGGCGATCCTGGCCCAGCAACACCCGGACTGGTCCGGCGCGCAGCTCAAGGAGCACCTGACGAGCACCGCGAAGGGTCTGGACGGCGGGTACTCGCCATACGAGGTCGGCACCGGCCGCCTCGACGTGGCCGCCGCCGTGCGCACCACGGTCAGGGCAACGGGGTCGCTCTTCTTCGGCAACCACACCTGGCCGCACCAGCCGAGCGACGTCGCCGTCACGAAGGACCTGACCTTCACGAACGCCGGTTCCGCCGACGTCACTCTGCACCTGGCGCTGACCGACGACGACGGGCCGTTCACGCTGGGAGCGGCCGAGGTGACCGTCCCCGCGGGCGGCACGGCCGCGGTCCCCGTCACCGGTGACCCGCGGACCGCCTCCGCGGGCCGCCACGCCGGCTACGTGACGGCCACCGACGCGGCCACCGGTCGGTCGGTGACCCGCACCTCGGTGGCGCTGCTCAAGGAGGAGGAGCGCTACGACCTGAACATCACGCTCGTCGGCAAGGACGGCAAGCCCGCCGTCGGCTGGGTCGGCATCAACCTCGCCGGCGACCCCTGGCCGTGGAACGTCTACGTCGAGGGCTCGACCACGATGCGCATGGCGCCCGGCCTGTACACCGTCGCGGGATACGTCGACGTGACGGGCGAGAAGGCGGACCGCTCCGGTCTGGCCGTGCTGGTCGACCCGGAGACCGTGCTCAAGGACGGCTCCGCGGACGTCGTGCTGGACGCGAGCCGGGCACGCCTGCTGCAGACCGAGGCGCCGCAGCGCACCGAGGACCGCCAGCGCAAGGTCGACTTCAACGTCCACTACAAGGGCCTCGACCCGTACATGGACTACCGCAGCGCGTATGTGCTGCCGCCGACGTACGACGATGTCTACGTCGCGCCGACGGAGCCGATGAAGCAGGGCGAGTTCATGCTGATCACCCGCTGGCGCAAGGGCGAGCCGCAGCTCGCCCTGAGCGCGTTGGGCGGCCGGCTCCGGTTCGAGGCGCGGGTGCAGGCGGGCAGCGCCCTGGGCACCTCCACGGACACGCTCCGCGCCGTGTACGCGGGCGACGGCGCGACGGCCGCGTACGAGCAGGTCAGCGCCAAGGGCAAGGTCGCCGTCGTCGAGCGGAGTGACGAGGTCTCGCCTCAGGAGCGGACCGAGGCCGCGGTCGCGGCCGGTGCGAAGGCGCTGATCGTGGTCAACGACGGTACCGGTGGCCTGATGGAGTACGTCGGGGAGTCGGCCATCCCGGTCGCCACCGTGCACCGCGACGCGGGCGAGGGCCTGGTCTCGTTGGCCAAGGCAGGCACCCTCAAGCTGACCGTGAAGCAGACCGAGCACACGCCGTTCGTCTACGACCTGACCCGGGACTACCCCGGCCAGGTGCCGGACCGGGACCTGGTCTACAAGCCGAGCAAGAGTGACCTCGCCCGGATCGACGCCCGCTACTACGCGGCGGCGGGCGGCCGGCTCGCGGAGGGCTACCGGTCCGACTTCACCCTCAGCCCGTCCTTCAACATGCCCGAGGTCGAGTGGCACCCGGGCACCCGCACGGAGTGGGTGACCCCGGGCCAGGTCTGGAGGGAGTTCCACACGCAGGGCGTCGACGGACCGCTGCCGTGGTCGATGGTGTCGGGCGACAACACGTACGGCAAGGGCAGCACCACCCGCCTGGACTGGTTCGCCCCGGCGATCAGGCCCGCCCAGAGCGAGTCCTTCGGTGTGTACAACTCGCGCTGGCAGAACTACATGACCTGGAACGTGCAGGCGTGGGCCTCCGCCAGCGACACCATGCGTCTCGGCGGCTACCTCCCGTGGGGCGAGACACCGTCCCACCTGCAGGTCTTCCAGGGCGACACGCTGATCCACGACAACCCCGTCAGCGGAGACATGCAATGGGTGGAGGTGCCGGCCGGCAAGCTGCCGTACCGCGCCGTGCTCGACGTGGAGCGGCCCGGTGACCTCTTCCGGCTGTCGACCCGCACCCGCACCGAGTGGACCTTCCTGTCCGACACCGTCGACTCGGACTTCTTCGAGCCGTTCTCGGTGCTGAACCTGGACTACGAGCTGGAGACGGACCTGCACGGCGACGTCAAGGCCGCCACGACCCAGAAGATCACGCTCAGGCCGGTGTCCATGGACCTCGGGACCGTGCCGGGCACCGTCACCGAGGTGACCCTGGACGTCTCGTACGACGACGGCGCCGACTGGCAGAAGGTGACCCTGGCCAAGCGTACCGACGGCTCCTGGACGGGTTCGTTCAGGACGGCCGAGAAGCCCGGCGGCTTCGTCTCCCTCCGCGCGAGCGCCGGGACGGACAGCGGCTTCGGCGTCAGGAACGAGATCATCCGGGCGTACGGCCTGCGATGA
- a CDS encoding helix-turn-helix domain-containing protein, whose amino-acid sequence MLDVLGFDPDDERVYRALLGRPNATAILLADPSGLPQAHVDKALSRLVEWGLATRSVDEQFTAAPPAMALGALISQRRDGLRTAEHALVTFAEEHRAAMTGSSINDLIEVVTGVDAIRHRFLQVQQAARTQVRSFITAPFVALPPGENTAEPVAIGRGVHFRAVLDRAVLAEPGIIDDAIDSLGKGVHLRVADELPMKLVLADADLGLVPLAVTAAGEPGAVLLHRSGLLDALDALFETVWRTARPLELTGTGGETDPTVEVGSEGPTDLDRRILALLLAGLTDVTAATQLGLSPRTLHRRLRHLMDMAGVRTRMQLGAYAVRHGWTEPL is encoded by the coding sequence ATGCTGGATGTCCTCGGCTTCGATCCCGATGACGAGCGTGTCTACCGGGCGCTGCTCGGACGGCCGAACGCCACCGCGATCCTTCTCGCCGACCCGAGCGGCCTGCCGCAGGCCCACGTCGACAAGGCGTTGTCCCGCCTCGTCGAGTGGGGACTGGCGACCAGGTCGGTGGACGAGCAGTTCACCGCCGCGCCGCCGGCCATGGCGCTCGGCGCGCTCATCAGCCAGCGCCGGGACGGGCTGCGCACGGCCGAGCATGCCCTGGTGACGTTCGCCGAGGAACACCGGGCGGCGATGACCGGAAGCAGCATCAACGATCTGATCGAGGTCGTCACAGGCGTCGACGCCATCCGGCATCGTTTCCTCCAGGTCCAGCAGGCGGCCCGCACGCAGGTCCGCTCCTTCATCACCGCGCCGTTCGTCGCCCTGCCGCCCGGCGAGAACACGGCCGAACCCGTGGCCATCGGCCGGGGTGTGCACTTCCGCGCCGTGCTGGACCGGGCCGTACTGGCGGAACCCGGCATCATCGACGACGCGATCGATTCCCTGGGCAAGGGCGTGCACCTGCGTGTCGCCGACGAACTGCCGATGAAGCTGGTCCTGGCCGACGCCGACCTCGGACTCGTCCCGCTCGCGGTCACGGCGGCCGGAGAACCCGGCGCCGTGCTGCTGCACCGCAGCGGCCTCCTGGACGCGTTGGACGCACTCTTCGAGACGGTGTGGCGCACGGCCCGACCCCTCGAACTGACGGGCACCGGCGGAGAGACCGATCCGACCGTCGAGGTCGGTTCGGAGGGTCCCACCGACCTCGACCGAAGGATCCTCGCCCTGCTCCTGGCCGGTCTGACGGACGTGACGGCCGCGACACAACTCGGCCTGTCACCGCGCACGCTGCACCGGCGCCTGCGGCATCTCATGGACATGGCCGGAGTCCGGACCCGGATGCAGCTCGGCGCTTACGCCGTGCGCCACGGTTGGACGGAGCCCCTGTGA
- a CDS encoding S8 family serine peptidase produces MTVEKLAPPLAAAYERYVQEGRRRAPLRRPAGMMGLVSVEQRGKPVRVVVSVECDPDAPPVGTGDTEINEGGRSIRTGIVPLDALEELAAQPGVRRIVPAAQLRPCLDQALVKVGVPEFRTRLDRTGDGVLVGVVDTGIFLGHPEFSGRVERIWDQTIVGGNGVPEGRYGAEFTDLAAGAEVLSRDVEGHGTHVAGIAAGTEGVAPEARIVAVKTDFQDAHIIDGIQYVFRLADELDMPAVVNLSLGGHSDPHDGTDVMSLAIEEESGPGRIVCCAAGNEGEDDIHARLAVTEGATLSVPCHPGRIDGSPDLFWLNGWYSGGDRLEVAVASPSGDSTDFQAVLTAGSPVRAYELADGVVQIVTPGPDPANGDHNFFVAVEPTSPAPAAGAPRWRLVLRGANVSGQSCRADVWILGRQEAQPPPQFSGPAVHDALKIGSPGAATSAITVAASTTRTQWRDIDGTQRLATWLVADDIAGFSSEGPRRDGMPKPDVTAPGAMVVSALSRDAVGLRRAFMIDDRHLALQGTSMACPFVAGLTALLLEGDPSADPDKIRSFLTAAAAVPGGAPGSFDPKWGHGLVDASRL; encoded by the coding sequence ATGACCGTCGAGAAGTTGGCGCCGCCGCTGGCAGCGGCGTATGAGCGCTATGTACAGGAAGGTCGCCGCCGTGCCCCGCTGAGAAGGCCCGCGGGCATGATGGGGCTCGTCTCCGTCGAGCAGCGCGGCAAGCCGGTGCGGGTCGTCGTCTCGGTGGAGTGCGACCCCGACGCCCCGCCCGTCGGAACGGGCGACACCGAGATCAACGAGGGCGGACGGTCGATCCGTACGGGCATCGTTCCGCTCGACGCCCTGGAGGAACTGGCCGCGCAGCCGGGTGTGCGCCGGATCGTGCCGGCCGCGCAACTGCGGCCGTGTCTGGACCAGGCCCTGGTGAAGGTCGGCGTGCCGGAGTTCCGCACCCGCCTCGACCGGACCGGGGACGGCGTGCTCGTCGGAGTGGTGGACACGGGCATCTTCCTGGGGCATCCCGAGTTCTCGGGGCGGGTCGAGCGTATCTGGGACCAGACGATCGTCGGCGGGAACGGGGTCCCCGAGGGCCGGTACGGGGCGGAGTTCACCGACCTCGCGGCGGGCGCGGAAGTGCTGTCCCGGGACGTCGAAGGCCACGGCACCCATGTCGCGGGGATCGCGGCCGGCACCGAGGGGGTCGCCCCCGAGGCCCGGATCGTCGCGGTCAAGACGGACTTCCAGGACGCCCACATCATCGACGGCATCCAGTACGTGTTCCGCCTGGCGGACGAGCTCGACATGCCCGCGGTCGTCAACCTCAGCCTGGGCGGCCACTCCGACCCGCACGACGGCACGGACGTCATGTCCCTCGCCATCGAGGAGGAGAGCGGCCCCGGCAGGATCGTCTGCTGCGCCGCCGGCAACGAGGGCGAGGACGACATCCACGCGCGGCTCGCGGTGACCGAGGGCGCCACGCTGTCCGTGCCCTGCCATCCCGGGCGGATCGACGGCTCCCCCGATCTGTTCTGGCTGAACGGCTGGTACTCGGGCGGGGACCGGCTGGAGGTCGCCGTCGCCTCGCCGTCCGGCGACTCGACCGACTTCCAGGCCGTACTGACGGCCGGTTCGCCGGTCCGTGCGTACGAACTGGCGGACGGCGTCGTGCAGATCGTCACGCCCGGCCCCGATCCGGCCAACGGGGACCACAATTTCTTCGTGGCCGTGGAGCCCACCTCGCCCGCCCCGGCCGCCGGGGCACCGCGGTGGCGGCTCGTCCTGCGCGGAGCGAACGTCAGCGGCCAGAGCTGCCGAGCGGACGTGTGGATACTGGGCAGGCAGGAGGCACAGCCCCCGCCGCAGTTCAGTGGTCCGGCGGTGCACGACGCGCTCAAGATCGGTTCGCCGGGAGCGGCGACGTCGGCGATCACCGTGGCCGCGTCCACGACCCGCACCCAGTGGCGGGACATCGACGGCACGCAGCGCCTGGCCACCTGGCTGGTCGCGGACGACATCGCGGGCTTCAGCAGCGAAGGGCCGCGCCGGGACGGGATGCCCAAACCCGACGTCACGGCCCCGGGAGCGATGGTCGTCTCCGCGCTCTCCCGTGACGCCGTCGGACTGCGCCGGGCCTTCATGATCGACGACCGCCATCTGGCGCTCCAAGGCACGAGCATGGCCTGCCCGTTCGTCGCGGGACTCACCGCGCTGCTCCTGGAGGGCGACCCCAGCGCCGATCCCGACAAGATCCGCTCCTTCCTGACGGCCGCGGCGGCGGTCCCCGGTGGGGCCCCGGGATCCTTCGACCCCAAGTGGGGACACGGGCTCGTCGACGCGTCCCGCCTGTGA
- a CDS encoding TetR/AcrR family transcriptional regulator translates to MSGEPSTPRRERLTRERVLRAALTVADAEGLAALSMRRVAVELGVETMALYRYTVSKDDLLDGLVETLFLEVEERLSSALHPMGTVVPEGPPVGLPDLRDALHGIARELYRVAVAHPNIISLCASRPLTVPLARRPQAVLRVHERLLALLRAAGLDERAALRVYRAFISWVLGYIVIDLRAVVDDPDEPDPAFRLGLHRLPARDFPMLRAYGPALAERGGEEELTAGLDALLASLGSDTVR, encoded by the coding sequence ATGAGCGGCGAACCATCGACACCGCGTCGGGAACGGCTGACCCGCGAGCGTGTGCTGCGTGCCGCGCTGACGGTGGCGGACGCCGAGGGCCTGGCCGCCCTGAGCATGCGCCGGGTGGCGGTGGAGCTCGGCGTGGAGACCATGGCGCTGTACCGGTACACGGTGAGCAAGGACGATCTGCTCGACGGGCTCGTCGAGACCCTCTTCCTGGAAGTGGAGGAGCGGCTGTCGAGCGCCCTGCATCCGATGGGCACTGTGGTGCCCGAAGGGCCCCCTGTCGGCCTCCCGGACCTGCGTGACGCGCTGCACGGCATTGCCCGCGAGTTGTACCGGGTCGCCGTGGCGCACCCGAACATCATCTCCCTGTGCGCGAGCCGCCCCCTGACGGTCCCTCTGGCACGCCGGCCCCAGGCGGTGCTGCGCGTCCATGAACGCCTGCTGGCGCTGTTGCGGGCGGCCGGCCTGGACGAACGGGCGGCACTGCGGGTGTACCGGGCCTTCATCTCCTGGGTGTTGGGCTACATCGTGATCGATCTGCGCGCGGTGGTCGACGATCCGGACGAACCCGACCCCGCCTTCCGGCTCGGACTGCACCGCCTCCCGGCCCGCGACTTCCCGATGCTCCGGGCGTACGGCCCCGCTCTCGCCGAACGCGGCGGCGAGGAGGAGCTCACCGCGGGACTCGACGCCCTGCTCGCCTCGCTGGGTTCGGACACGGTCCGTTAG
- a CDS encoding patatin-like phospholipase family protein: MTTGQGTTPRSGSPRRSLLLAGGGLKVAYQAGVLQVLLDEADLTFDHADGASGGVFNLAMYCQGMSGREIADNWRKLSPLRGVTPNWRELPKGPYARSLFTLDGYRRRVFPDWGLDWERIRATDREATFNLYNFSANELEPVTADRMDEDRFCAGVALPMWFPPVVIDGQTYIDPVYLTDANVEEAIRRGCDELWIIWTVSRRHRWRNGFVANYFHIIETTANGRLQDWLRRIETSNAAIRDGEEGEFGRPIEVRLLSGEVPLNYLVNFSRDRFAQAVELGVQHARRWCTDQGIPWKPGEPSDRPDDPTRMRFTERMVGHVVFGEDDARKAAPSADGATADIAVHLTVDIRGMDRFLAGPEHEAELRGEILCQELGGRLPVERGTFQLFVEHSDPQHLRMRYRLFFTDRAGHRLTLSGYKDVSEDSRRGIWKDTSVLYTHVLRGHVDADEESGAESVAAGTVRIRPADFLRQLTTFRVEAPTLPGRVTTLGRFGQFFLGKLWDVYAQNVLPWSPL, translated from the coding sequence ATGACGACCGGACAGGGCACGACACCCCGCAGCGGATCCCCACGCAGATCCCTCCTCCTCGCCGGCGGCGGGCTGAAGGTGGCCTACCAGGCCGGCGTCCTCCAGGTCCTGCTCGACGAGGCCGACCTGACGTTCGACCACGCCGATGGCGCCAGTGGAGGCGTGTTCAACCTCGCGATGTACTGCCAGGGGATGTCCGGGCGCGAGATCGCGGACAACTGGCGCAAGCTCTCTCCGCTGAGAGGCGTCACCCCGAACTGGCGCGAGCTGCCGAAGGGGCCCTACGCCCGTTCCCTCTTCACCCTGGACGGATACCGGCGTCGCGTCTTCCCGGACTGGGGGCTGGACTGGGAGCGGATCCGGGCCACCGATCGCGAAGCCACCTTCAACCTCTACAACTTCAGTGCCAACGAACTGGAGCCGGTGACCGCCGACCGCATGGACGAGGACCGGTTCTGTGCCGGGGTGGCGCTGCCCATGTGGTTCCCTCCGGTCGTCATCGACGGGCAGACGTACATCGACCCGGTCTATCTGACCGACGCGAACGTCGAGGAGGCGATCCGGCGGGGCTGCGACGAACTGTGGATCATCTGGACGGTCAGCCGAAGGCACCGGTGGCGCAACGGCTTCGTGGCCAACTACTTCCACATCATCGAGACAACGGCCAACGGACGGCTGCAGGACTGGCTGCGCCGGATCGAGACCAGCAACGCGGCCATCCGCGACGGGGAGGAGGGAGAGTTCGGGCGCCCGATCGAGGTCCGGCTGCTGAGCGGCGAGGTCCCCCTGAACTACCTCGTCAACTTCAGCCGGGACCGTTTCGCCCAAGCCGTGGAACTCGGCGTCCAGCATGCGCGCCGCTGGTGCACGGACCAGGGGATCCCCTGGAAGCCCGGTGAACCTTCGGACCGCCCCGACGACCCGACCCGTATGCGCTTCACCGAACGCATGGTCGGCCATGTCGTCTTCGGGGAGGACGACGCCCGGAAGGCGGCCCCGTCGGCGGACGGAGCCACCGCTGACATCGCCGTGCACCTGACCGTGGACATCCGGGGAATGGACCGCTTCCTCGCCGGCCCGGAGCACGAGGCCGAGCTGCGCGGAGAGATCCTCTGCCAAGAGCTGGGCGGGCGCCTTCCGGTCGAGCGCGGAACCTTCCAGCTGTTCGTGGAGCACTCCGACCCGCAGCACCTGCGGATGCGCTACCGCCTGTTCTTCACCGACCGGGCCGGTCACCGGCTCACCCTCAGCGGGTACAAGGATGTCAGCGAGGACTCCCGTCGGGGGATCTGGAAGGACACGTCGGTCCTCTACACGCACGTCCTCCGTGGTCACGTCGACGCCGACGAGGAGTCCGGAGCCGAGTCGGTGGCTGCCGGAACCGTTCGCATCCGCCCCGCCGACTTCCTGCGGCAACTCACCACCTTCCGGGTCGAAGCGCCGACGCTGCCCGGCAGGGTGACCACCCTGGGACGGTTCGGGCAGTTCTTCCTCGGCAAGCTGTGGGACGTGTACGCGCAGAACGTCCTGCCCTGGTCCCCGCTGTGA
- a CDS encoding GMC oxidoreductase — protein sequence MDVFDAVVVGSGFGGSVTAYRLADADLRVCVLERGKAFPPGSFPRSPHEAAKNFWDPDSGLYGLYDMWSFSTLDALVSSGLGGGSLIYANVLIRKPESWFVHESFDGGYENWPVSREDLDPHYQSVETMLGARKYPFDVEPYRSTPKTLAMRQAAERLGLPWELPLLAVSFGDPPVPGAPLDGGEENLHHSPRYACRLVGECDLGCNFGSKNSLDFTYLSAAQRLGADIRTLCEVRSFEPVREGFQVSYFEHRAAGDEDPSVPPVRRTVRAKRLILSAGTLGTTYLLLRNRSAFPALSPALGTHFSGNGDFLGLVLKARERRQDRPGETEPRLLEPSYGPVITSAMRVDRKGSGGRDRGFYIEDAGYPEFLDWLVEHNVLTMSHRVARFLLRRGWSQLTGTARSRVGRQLGDAMGKGLLTATSMPLLGMGRDVPNGRMFLRDGHLDLDWKLAASDQYFDQMNETMERVSRSLGGRYAANPLWLLNRLITVHPVGGAPMGHTPREGVVDSFGRVYGCPGLSIADGSVLPGPVGPNPSLTIAALADRSADRIIEDHRQKSENPS from the coding sequence GTGGACGTTTTCGATGCCGTCGTCGTCGGGTCGGGTTTCGGCGGGTCCGTGACGGCGTATCGCCTGGCCGACGCCGACCTCCGCGTATGCGTCCTCGAAAGAGGGAAGGCGTTCCCGCCCGGGTCCTTTCCCCGTAGCCCCCACGAAGCGGCCAAGAACTTCTGGGACCCGGACTCCGGGTTGTACGGGCTGTACGACATGTGGAGCTTCTCCACGCTGGACGCGCTCGTGTCCAGCGGCCTGGGCGGGGGCTCGTTGATCTACGCGAACGTGCTGATCCGCAAGCCGGAGAGCTGGTTCGTGCACGAGTCGTTCGACGGCGGCTACGAGAACTGGCCGGTCAGCCGCGAGGACCTCGATCCGCACTACCAGTCCGTCGAGACCATGCTGGGCGCGCGGAAGTACCCCTTCGACGTGGAGCCCTACCGGAGCACGCCCAAGACCCTCGCCATGCGCCAGGCGGCCGAGCGACTGGGCCTGCCGTGGGAACTTCCGCTGCTGGCCGTCTCCTTCGGGGACCCCCCGGTGCCCGGCGCCCCCCTCGACGGCGGTGAGGAGAATCTGCACCATAGCCCGCGCTATGCGTGCAGGCTCGTCGGCGAATGCGACCTGGGCTGCAACTTCGGCAGCAAGAACAGTCTGGACTTCACCTACCTCAGCGCCGCGCAGCGACTCGGAGCGGACATCCGAACCCTCTGCGAAGTCCGCTCGTTCGAACCGGTCCGAGAGGGCTTCCAGGTCTCGTACTTCGAGCACCGCGCCGCCGGGGACGAGGATCCGTCGGTTCCTCCCGTACGGCGGACCGTCAGGGCCAAGCGGCTGATCCTCTCCGCCGGCACGCTCGGCACGACCTATCTGCTGTTGCGGAACCGCAGCGCCTTCCCGGCGCTCAGCCCGGCGCTGGGTACACACTTCTCCGGGAACGGGGACTTCCTCGGGTTGGTGCTCAAGGCTCGGGAGAGGCGTCAGGACCGGCCGGGGGAAACGGAGCCGCGCCTGCTGGAGCCGAGTTACGGACCGGTCATCACGAGTGCGATGCGGGTGGACCGGAAGGGAAGCGGCGGGAGGGACCGGGGGTTCTACATCGAGGACGCCGGGTACCCGGAATTCCTCGACTGGCTCGTCGAGCACAACGTCCTCACCATGTCCCACAGGGTCGCGAGATTCCTGCTGCGCCGAGGGTGGTCGCAGCTGACCGGGACCGCACGCAGCCGTGTGGGACGACAGCTCGGTGACGCCATGGGCAAGGGCCTGCTCACCGCGACGTCCATGCCGCTGCTCGGCATGGGAAGGGACGTCCCCAACGGCCGGATGTTCCTCCGGGACGGGCATCTGGACCTCGACTGGAAACTGGCCGCGTCCGACCAGTACTTCGACCAGATGAACGAGACCATGGAGCGCGTGTCCCGCAGTCTCGGGGGACGCTACGCCGCCAATCCCCTGTGGTTGCTCAACCGCCTCATCACGGTGCATCCCGTGGGCGGTGCTCCGATGGGGCACACCCCGAGGGAAGGCGTGGTGGATTCCTTCGGCCGCGTGTACGGCTGTCCGGGACTGTCGATCGCCGACGGCTCGGTGCTGCCCGGTCCCGTCGGCCCGAACCCCTCGCTCACCATCGCGGCGCTGGCCGACCGGTCGGCCGACCGCATCATCGAGGACCACCGGCAGAAATCCGAGAATCCCTCATGA